Proteins encoded together in one Macadamia integrifolia cultivar HAES 741 chromosome 8, SCU_Mint_v3, whole genome shotgun sequence window:
- the LOC122086283 gene encoding isoflavone reductase homolog, giving the protein MALKSKVLVVGGTGYLGKRIVKASLAQGHPTYVLQRPEIGLDIDKLQMLMSFKELGAHLIEASFSNHRSLVDAMKQVDVVICAISGVHFRSHNILYQLKLIDAIKEAGNVKRFLPSEFGMDPARMGHALEPGRVTFDEKMTVRKAILGASIPFTYVSANCFAGYFVGNLSQMERLTPPMEKVTIYGDGNVKAIFLNEDDIAAYTVKTIDDPRTLNKTVYLRPPENILTQRELVGIWEKLIGKQLEKTTISSQDFLASMKGMDYATQVGIGHFYHIFYEGCLANFEIGEGEEEASKLYPEINYTRVDEYLKRFL; this is encoded by the exons ATGGCTCTAAAAAGCAAGGTCCTTGTAGTTGGTGGAACTGGGTACCTGGGCAAGAGGATTGTTAAGGCAAGTTTAGCACAGGGTCACCCCACCTATGTCCTTCAACGCCCAGAGATCGGCTTAGACATCGACAAACTTCAGATGCTCATGTCATTCAAGGAGCTCGGAGCACATCTTATTGAAGCCTCTTTTTCCAATCACCGGAGTCTCGTCGATGCCATGAAACAAGTTGATGTCGTTATATGTGCCATCTCCGGTGTTCATTTTAGAAGTCATAATATTCTTTACCAACTAAAGCTTATTGATGCGATCAAAGAAGCTGGAAATGTCAAG CGATTCTTGCCGTCGGAGTTTGGCATGGACCCGGCACGGATGGGGCATGCACTTGAACCTGGTAGGGTGACTTTTGACGAGAAGATGACTGTGAGGAAAGCAATCTTAGGAGCCAGCATCCCCTTCACTTATGTCTCAGCCAACTGCTTTGCTGGTTACTTCGTTGGGAACTTGTCCCAGATGGAAAGGCTCACACCTCCAATGGAAAAAGTAACTATATATGGTGATGGTAATGTGAAAG CAATTTTCTTGAACGAGGATGACATCGCAGCATACACCGTCAAAACTATAGACGATCCACGTACTTTAAATAAAACAGTTTACCTCAGGCCACCGGAAAACATCCTTACCCAGAGGGAGTTGGTTGGAATTTGGGAAAAACTAATTGGGAAGCAATTAGAGAAAACCACCATATCATCACAAGACTTCCTTGCTTCCATGAAAG GTATGGATTATGCTACCCAAGTTGGGATTGGGCATTTCTACCACATTTTCTATGAAGGCTGCCTAGCAAATTTTGAGAttggagaaggggaagaagaggctTCGAAGTTATATCCAGAGATCAATTACACCCGAGTAGATGAATACCTGAAACGTTTTCTCTAG
- the LOC122086918 gene encoding uncharacterized mitochondrial protein AtMg00810-like, with product MGDIKPMSTPMALRFDSSISEPFTDITLFRSLVAALHYLTITRPDISYAINSVCQFMHAPTTTHFCMVKRILRYVQGTIDHGLRIVRDSSLQLYAFSDSDWAGFPVTRRSTTGFYTFLGANCISWSAKKQPTVARSSTEAEYRVMATTTAELTWLSFLLRDIGVPQLKPAILFCDNLSALHMTVSPVFHARTKHVELDYHFVCEKVALCLLITRFVPSHRQLADVFTKPLSRRDFHSICIKLGMCAHPQLSLRGGVRQEASLEHPSEHPSGDPLHHRSTVKGIT from the coding sequence ATGGGGGATATCAAGCCAATGTCTACACCCATGGCTCTCCGATTTGACTCCTCCATTTCTGAGCCTTTCACTGATATCACTCTCTTTCGGAGCCTCGTGGCTGCCTTGCATTACTTAACCATAACCCGCCCGGATATCTCGTATGCAATCAACTCGGTTTGTCAATTTATGCATGCACCAACCACAACCCATTTTTGTATGGTGAAACGCATCCTTCGTTATGTTCAGGGTACGATTGATCATGGGCTTCGTATTGTTCGTGATAGTTCTCTTCAGCTCTATGCCTTTTCAGATTCGGACTGGGCTGGTTTTCCAGTTACTCGCCGTTCCACCACAGGTTTCTATACTTTTCTTGGCGCTAATTGTATCTCATGGAGTGCCAAGAAACAACCCACAGTTGCTCGCTCTAGTACGGAAGCTGAGTATCGTGTGATGGCCACTACCACCGCAGAGTTGACTTGGCTGTCCTTCCTCCTTCGTGACATTGGCGTTCCCCAATTGAAACCTGCTATACTATTTTGCGATAATCTTAGTGCCTTGCATATGACTGTCAGTCCCGTGTTTCATGCTCGTACAAAGCATGTTGAGCTTGACTATCACTTTGTTTGTGAGAAGGTGGCTCTTTGCTTGCTTATTACGCGGTTTGTTCCCTCTCATCGTCAACTGGCTGATGTCTTTACTAAACCGCTTAGTCGCCGTGATTTTCACAGCATTTGTATCAAACTGGGCATGTGTGCTCACCCACAGCTTAGTTTGCGGGGGGGTGTTAGACAAGAGGCCTCATTGGAGCACCCATCGGAGCATCCATCGGGTGATCCATTACACCATAGGTCCACTGTAAAGGGAATTACATAA